The proteins below come from a single Drosophila busckii strain San Diego stock center, stock number 13000-0081.31 chromosome X, ASM1175060v1, whole genome shotgun sequence genomic window:
- the LOC108605540 gene encoding fizzy-related protein homolog, translating to MFSPEYEKRILEHCSPVARKIYSNNHDNYPSPTSLDRFIPCRANNTWQTSFASIIKSNDNSPQTSKKQRDCGETARDSLAYSCLLKNELLGSAIDDVKTAGEERNENSYTPTAKRCLFKYQSTTKQDYNGECPYSLSPVSAKSQKLLRSPRKATRKISRIPFKVLDAPELQDDFYLNLVDWSSQNVLAVGLGSCVYLWSACTSQVTRLCDLSTDSNTVTSVSWNERGNTVAVGTHHGYVTVWDVAANKQINKLNGHSARVGALAWNSDILSSGSRDRWIIQRDTRTPQLQSERRLAGHRQEVCGLKWSPDNQYLASGGNDNRLYVWNQHSVNPVQSYTEHMAAVKAIAWSPHHHGLLASGGGTADRCIRFWNTLTGQPMQCVDTGSQVCNLAWSKHSSELVSTHGYSQNQILVWKYPSLTQVAKLTGHSYRVLYLALSPDGEAIVTGAGDETLRFWNVFSKARSQKENKSVLNLFANIR from the exons ATGTTCAGTCCGGAATATGAGAAGCGCATATTGGAGCACTGCAGTCCCGTGGCCAGAAAAATCTACAGCAATAATCATGACAATTATCCATCGCCCACCTCATTGGATCGCTTCATACCCTGCAG GGCCAACAACACTTGGCAGACGAGCTTTGCATCGATTATCAAGTCGAATGATAACTCACCACAGACCAGCAAGAAGCAGCGAGATTGTGGCGAGACCGCTCGAGATAGTTTGGCCTATTCCTGTCTGCTAAAGAACGAGCTGCTCGGCTCGGCCATAGACGATGTTAAGACGGCGGGCGAGGAGCGCAATGAGAACTCATATACGCCCACGGCGAAGCGTTGTCTCTTCAAATATCAATCAACCACTAAGCAG GACTACAATGGCGAGTGCCCGTACTCGCTGTCGCCGGTGAGTGCAAAGAGTCAAAAGCTGCTGCGCTCACCACGCAAAGCGACGCGAAAGATCTCGCGCATACCATTCAAGGTACTGGATGCGCCCGAGCTGCAGGATGATTTCTATCTGAATCTGGTCGATTGGTCATCGCAAAATGTGCTGGCTGTGGGACTAGGCAGCTGTGTCTATCTCTGGAGCGCCTGCACCAGTCAG gTGACGCGTCTGTGCGATCTGAGCACAGATTCCAACACAGTTACCTCCGTGTCCTGGAACGAGCGCGGCAACACCGTCGCCGTGGGCACGCATCATGGCTATGTAACCGTCTGGGATGTGGCAGCCAACAAACAA ATCAACAAGCTCAATGGGCATTCGGCGCGTGTGGGCGCCTTGGCCTGGAACAGCGACATATTGTCGAGCGGCTCGCGAGATCGTTGGATAATACAGCGAGACACACGCAcgccgcagctgcagtcgGAGCGTCGACTGGCGGGGCATAGGCAGGAGGTCTGCGGCCTGAAGTGGTCGCCGGACAATCAGTATTTGGCTAGTGGCGGCAATGATAATCGTTTGTATGTGTGGAATCAGCATTCGGTGAATCCGGTGCAGTCGTATACGGAGCATATGGCGGCAGTGAAGGCGATTGCCTGGTCGCCGCACCATCACGGACTGCTggccagcggcggcggcactgcGGATCGCTGCATACGCTTCTGGAACACGCTGACGGGCCAGCCCATGCAGTGCGTGGACACGGGCTCGCAGGTATGCAATCTGGCCTGGTCCAAGCACAGCTCGGAGCTGGTCTCCACGCACGGCTACTCGCAGAACCAAATACTCGTCTGGAAGTATCCATCGCTGACGCAGGTGGCCAAGCTGACGGGCCACTCGTATCGTGTGCTGTACTTGGCGCTGAGTCCGGATGGCGAGGCGATCGTTACGGGCGCTGGAGATGAGACGCTGCGCTTTTGGAATGTGTTCAGCAAGGCGCGCAGTCAGAAGGAGAACAAGTCGGTGCTGAACTTGTTTGCCAACATTAGATAG
- the LOC108605647 gene encoding acidic phospholipase A2 PA4, producing MKPQLATSTLTLLLALTLLLLGQAPPPSAGSAVLISDMTMTMMVELSSRHPFCKMHTDRGDIQRMLLQSDPRRIRQVPRESVLELEEVCRHQGSYGNEFRGGLGFIYPGTKWCGPGTAASSYEDLGAHAREDRCCREHDMCPDVLNVGDCRRGLCNRGTFTRSHCDCDARFRRCLQAANTETANTLGAIFYNVVQVTCFQERSPCSAHQRAGYNQTEQDEICAQWQYQPSEKYVPSQPRTS from the exons ATGAAGCCGCAACTGGCGACGTCGACGTtgacgttgctgctggcgctgacactgctgctgttgggccaGGCGCCGCCGCCCAGCGCTGGCTCCGCCGTGCTCATCTCCGACATGACCATGACCATGATGGTGGAGCTCTCCTCGCGCCATCCCTTTTGCAAAATGCATACAGATCG CGGCGATATACAGcgcatgctgctgcagtcggATCCGCGGCGCATACGCCAGGTGCCGCGCGAGTctgtgctggagctggaggagGTGTGTCGCCATCAGGGCTCGTATGGCAATGAGTTCCGCGGCGGCTTGGGCTTCATTTATCCGGGCACCAAGTGGTGCGGCCCGGGCACGGCCGCCAGCAGCTATGAGGACTTGGGCGCGCATGCTCGCGAGGATCGCTGCTGTCGCGAGCACGACATGTGCCCCGATGTGCTCAACGTGGGCGACTGTCGACGCGGCCTTTGCAATCGCGGCACCTTCACGCGCTCCCACTGCGACTGCGATGCGCGCTTCAGGCGCTGCCTGCAGGCGGCCAATACGGAGACGGCCAATACGCTGGGCGCCATTTTCTACAATGTGGTGCAGGTGACGTGCTTCCAGGAGCGCAGTCCCTGCTCGGCGCATCAGAG AGCCGGCTACAATCAAACGGAACAGGACGAGATCTGCGCCCAGTGGCAATATCAACCCTCGGAGAAATATGTGCCCAGCCAGCCGCGCACCTCTTAA
- the LOC108606723 gene encoding nuclear cap-binding protein subunit 1 — MSRRRAHDTEDESYDHRRNKRRRVSENQEIEDRLESLILRVGERSTSSVESNLEGLVSVLEADLGTFRLKILRILSDCAVRMPEKCTVYTTLVGLLNAKNYKFGGEFVDHMVKTFKESLKFCRWDAARYSLRFLADLVNCHVISATSLLQLLDTMIDVSNEDTNPQVRRDWFVFAVLATLPWVGRDLYEKKESALESLLLRIEVYLNKRSKKHHNALRVWSSDAPHPQEEYLDCLWAQIRKLRQDNWAEKHIPRPYLVFDSILCEALQHNLPQITPPPHNDNFVYPMPWVVYRMFDYTDCPDGPNLPGAHSIERFLIEEHLHHIIETHHHERKDCAAQLLNFPFKHKIPLEYCIVEVIFAELFHMPTPRYLDICYGSILIELCKLQPGTLPQVLAQATEILFMRIDSMNTSCFDRFVNWFSYHLSNFKFTWSWDEWDSCLLLDCEHPRPKFIQEVLQKCLRLSYHQRITEMMPTTYGKLIPVTPVPNYKYANEDAANLPGTAVAHQLVVAIRQKCTPEEVVNILKEIPNSGYSGEEMSDGSFNALKIDVFVQTLLNLGSKSFSHSFAAISKFHVVFRALAETEEAQICILHNIFELWSTHQQMMVVLIDKLLKLQIVDCSAVATWIFSKEMTSEFTKMYLWEILHLTVKKMNKHVIKLNTELADAKDKLSKADSSSSDTDEDSSHKRKKPITHSDKPSEELVERMEEKLEAANVNQKRLFLIVFQRFIMILSEHLLRSDTDGLDPDTDWYRWTIGRLQQVFLMHHEQVQKYSSTLETLLFTSDLDSHILEVFQQFVALRA; from the exons ATGAGTCGTCGCCGCGCACACGATACTGAGGATGAGAGCTATG ATCATAGGCGCAATAAGCGCCGCCGCGTCTCAGAGAATCAGGAAATAGAGGATCGCCTAGAGTCGCTTATACTGCGTGTGGGCGAGCGCAGCACCTCGTCGGTGGAGTCGAATCTCGAGGGACTTGTCTCAGTGCTTGAGGCTGATTTGGGTACATTTCGTCTTAAGATTTTGCGCATATTGTCGGACTGTGCCGTACGCATGCCAGAGAAATGCACAGTGTATACGACACTAGTGGGTCTATTGAATGCCAAAAACTACAAATTCGGTGGCGAGTTTGTGGACCACATGGTGAAAACGTTCAAGGAGTCACTCAAGTTCTGTCGCTGGGATGCCGCACGCTACTCGTTGCGCTTTCTGGCTGATTTGGTTAACTGCCACGTAATCTCTGCAACtagtttgctgcagctgctggataCCATGATTGATGTGTCCAATGAGGATACAAATCCGCAGGTGAGACGTGACTGGTTTGTGTTTGCGGTGCTAGCCACGCTGCCCTGGGTGGGACGCGATCTGTACGAAAAGAAGGAGTCGGCGCTGGagtcactgctgctgcgcattgaAGTCTATTTGAACAAGCGTTCCAAGAAGCATCACAATGCGCTGCGCGTTTGGTCCTCGGATGCACCGCATCCACAGGAGGAGTACTTGGACTGCCTGTGGGCACAGATACGCAAGCTGCGCCAGGATAACTGGGCCGAGAAGCATATACCACGTCCGTACCTGGTCTTCGACTCCATACTCTGTGAGGCACTGCAGCATAATCTGCCACAGATAACACCACCGCCGCACAACGATAACTTTGTGTATCCCATGCCCTGGGTGGTATACCGCATGTTTGACTACACCGATTGCCCAGATGGACCCAATCTGCCAGGCGCCCACTCCATCGAGCGCTTTCTGATTGAGGAGCATCTGCATCACATTATCGAGACGCATCATCATGAGCGCAAGGACTGCGCTGCCCAGCTGCTCAACTTTCCGTTCAAGCATAAAATACCGCTCGAGTACTGCATTGTTGAAGTTATCTTTGCCGAGCTCTTCCACATGCCGACGCCACGCTATCTGGACATCTGCTATGGCTCCATACTGATCGAGCTCTGCAAACTGCAGCCAGGCACACTGCCCCAGGTGCTGGCCCAAGCCACCGAGATACTGTTCATGCGCATCGATTCAATGAACACTTCGTGCTTCGATCGCTTTGTCAATTGGTTCAGCTACCATTTGAGTAACTTTAAGTTCACCTGGTCCTGGGACGAGTGGGACAGCTGCCTGCTGCTCGACTGCGAGCATCCACGTCCAAAGTTCATACAAGAGGTGCTACAGAAATGCCTGCG CTTGTCCTATCATCAGCGCATCACTGAGATGATGCCCACCACATATGGCAAGCTCATACCGGTGACGCCGGTGCCCAACTACAAGTACGCCAACGAGGATGCAG CTAATCTGCCTGGCACTGCTGTGGCGCATCAACTGGTGGTGGCCATTCGACAAAAGTGCACACCCGAGGAGGTTGTCAATATCCTAAAGGAAATACCCAACAGCGGCTACAGCGGCGAGGAGATGTCCGATGGCAGCTTCAATGCGCTCAAAATTGATGTCTTTGTCCAGACGCTGCTCAATCTGGGCTCGAAATCGTTTTCGCACAGCTTTGCTGCCATCTCCAAGTTCCATGTCGTCTTTCGTGCCCTGGCCGAGACGGAGGAGGCGCAGATTTGCATATTGCACAACATCTTTGAGTTGTGGTCAACGCATCAGCAGATGATGGTCGTGCTGATTGATAAGCTGCTGAAACTGCAAATCGTTGACTGCTCAGCGGTGGCCACCTGGATATTCTCCAAGGAGATGACGAGCGAGTTTACCAAAATGTATCTCTGGGAGATTCTGCACTTGACGGTCAAGAAGATGAACAAACATGTCATCAAACTAA atacTGAGCTAGCGGATGCTAAGGATAAGCTTTCCAAGGCAGACTCTTCCTCCAGCGACACGGATGAGGACTCGTCGCATAAGCGCAAGAAGCCCATAACACATTCGGATAAACCCTCAGAGGAg ctggTCGAGCGCATGGAGGAGAAACTGGAAGCAGCCAATGTCAATCAGAAGCGTCTGTTTCTGATTGTCTTTCAGCGCTTTATCATGATACTCTCGGAGCATTTGCTGCGCTCCGATACAGATGGTCTTGATCCGGACACAGACTGGTACCGCTGGACCATTGGACGTCTGCAGCAGGTCTTCCTCATG catCATGAGCAAGTGCAAAAGTACAGCAGCACCTTGGAAACGTTGCTCTTTACCTCAGATCTGGACTCGCATATACTGGAGGTCTTCCAGCAGTTTGTTGCCCTGCGTGCCTAA
- the LOC108606724 gene encoding uncharacterized protein LOC108606724 isoform X2, with translation MDQFSHDLTLALEETSLMDRACGVGRWGSRRRTRSTGNLPCAPQPTEDSSSSPTDTLNISGPSHGHSHHANPNAKMDGLESQTYSLLPASDSDDKGEPMLPLRLPGKAVAAVRMGIGALESDSLNETTFSPARFYKPNSRRKRKIKRMSMEFEFSKDSQQPTGSPHSFTESPLQPGMLSSNPTACAYNTGTIRKRLLKTDAARSNLFFCGKRKRSNRDRYHEHEQAAGCAAQGGCSGKLHSSSMPRYTHMEDSRMRPRSYSSTSKPPSDRLLPLNKGLLSKIDRMAQTQTQEAQKTDNTSNMEEEQQELELPQNKQATTAATAATAAAKQSGDFSMDTVVPVNDIASLIHPPLKTPAQQQQPLDCCSGADYQAHRKKSQNMRMMKAQRRRRFCQTPQSLEMSMDCSDLCDFLSSSSLSSSSDSEDEHRRHDTDREGDDELTDWPGNEFATISKYDPKRKLTKKSLLPQIRSDEIIGEDDTLMSGTEANEFLGACQSPDALQDLSRFQPTACSEPIEICGAGSGARRGFFDANTSPDKPNGVPVVRQIESEMSGETSNPFLSSSPPQKLQEVREIRAGCRRINGDRPGFSIKLSVNERLARFLQDARQTQIRLPDIEIYEHDSLLNLATLYSLNMVVEHGCTVLTKTRNTTQSVNIDPQGNLEQRQNVFGDFKRRCYGDGNITAPEAAAASAASSAANELIPEK, from the exons ATGGATCAGTTCTCGCATGACTTGACCCTCGCCCTGGAGGAGACCTCGCTAATGGATAGAGCATGCGGGGTTGGTAGGTGGGGCTCGCGTCGTAGAACTCGATCAACGGGTAATTTGC CTTGCGCGCCGCAGCCGACTGAAGATTCATCGAGCAGTCCCACAGACACACTAAATATTAGCGGCCCTAGCCATGGACACAGCCATCATGCAAACCCCAACGCCAAAATGGATGGACTGGAATCGCAGACATACTCTTTGCTGCCGGCGAGCGATTCAGATGACAAAGGTGAACCCATGTTGCCACTGCGTCTGCCTGGCAAAGCAGTAGCTGCGGTGCGCATGGGTATTGGTGCTCTAGAGTCGGATTCCCTAAACGAAACCACTTTTAGTCCAGCCAG ATTCTATAAGCCAAATTCAAggcgaaaaagaaaaatcaaacGCATGTCCATGGAGTTTGAGTTTAGCAAAGATAGCCAACAGCCAACGGGCTCCCCACATAGCTTTACCGAATCACCACTGCAGCCGGGCATGCTGAGCAGCAATCCAACGGCATGTGCCTACAACACGGGCACCATACGCAAGCGTCTGCTCAAGACGGACGCCGCACGCtccaatttgtttttttgtggcaAACGCAAGCGTTCGAATCGCGACCGCTATCACGAGCATGAACAGGCAGCTGGTTGCGCTGCTCAAGGCGGTTGCAGCGGCAAGTTGCACTCTTCAAGCATGCCACGTTATACGCACATGGAGGATTCTCGCATGCGGCCACGCAGCTATTCATCCACATCGAAGCCGCCTAGCGATCGGCTGTTGCCATTGAACAAGGGACTACTGTCCAAGATTGATCGCATGGCCCAAACCCAAACACAAGAAGCACAAAAGACTGACAATACATCGAACatggaggaggagcagcaagAACTAGAGCTACCTCAAAATAAgcaagcgacaacagcagcaactgctgccacagcagcagcaaagcaatcGGGTGATTTTAGCATGGATACTGTAGTGCCAGTTAACGATATTGCCTCGCTGATTCATCCGCCACTAAAAAcgccagcgcagcagcaacaaccattGGATTGCTGCAGTGGTGCGGATTATCAGGCGCATCGTAAGAAATCGCAAAACATGCGTATGATGAAGGCGCAAAGGCGACGACGCTTTTGCCAGACGCCACAGTCGCTGGAAATGTCCATGGACTGCAGCGATCTGTGCGATTTTCTTAGCTCCAGTTCGCTGAGCTCCTCGTCGGATAGCGAGGATGAACACAGACGTCATGATACAGATCGTGAAGGCGACGATGAGCTTACCGATTGGCCGGGCAATGAGTTTGCAACTATCAGCAAGTACGATCCCAAGCGCAAGTTGACGAAAAAATCGCTGCTGCCGCAAATACGCTCCGATGAGATCATAGGCGAGGATGATACGCTCATGTCGGGCACGGAGGCAAATGAGTTCCTTGGCGCTTGCCAATCGCCGGACGCTTTGCAAGACTTGTCCCGTTTTCAACCTACTGCCTGCTCGGAGCCCATAGAGATTTGTGGCGCCGGCAGTGGTGCGCGTCGTGGTTTCTTTGATGCCAACACTAGCCCAGACAAACCCAATGGCGTGCCAGTGGTCAGACAGATTGAAAGTGAAATGTCGGGAGAAACATCAAATCCATTCCTGTCTTCCTCACCGCCGCAGAAGCTGCAGGAGGTGCGCGAAATACGCGCTGGCTGTCGCCGCATCAATGGCGATCGTCCGGGCTTCAGCATTAAGCTGAGCGTCAATGAGCGCTTGGCTCGTTTCCTACAAGATGCGCGCCAGACACAAATACGCTTACCGGATATCGAAATCTATGAGCATGATAGCTTGCTGAATCTGGCCACGCTATATTCGCTCAACATGGTCGTTGAGCACGGCTGCACGGTGCTGACTAAGACGAG AAATACAACGCAATCGGTTAACATTGATCCGCAAGGCAATTTGGAACAGCGGCAGAATGTCTTTGGTGACTTTAAGCGACGCTGCTATGGCGACGGCAATATTACTGCTccagaagctgctgctgcgtcggcggccagcagcgctgccaacgaGCTAATACCAGAGAAGTGA
- the LOC108606724 gene encoding uncharacterized protein LOC108606724 isoform X1, producing MDQFSHDLTLALEETSLMDRACGVGRWGSRRRTRSTGNLRYSSMAACAPQPTEDSSSSPTDTLNISGPSHGHSHHANPNAKMDGLESQTYSLLPASDSDDKGEPMLPLRLPGKAVAAVRMGIGALESDSLNETTFSPARFYKPNSRRKRKIKRMSMEFEFSKDSQQPTGSPHSFTESPLQPGMLSSNPTACAYNTGTIRKRLLKTDAARSNLFFCGKRKRSNRDRYHEHEQAAGCAAQGGCSGKLHSSSMPRYTHMEDSRMRPRSYSSTSKPPSDRLLPLNKGLLSKIDRMAQTQTQEAQKTDNTSNMEEEQQELELPQNKQATTAATAATAAAKQSGDFSMDTVVPVNDIASLIHPPLKTPAQQQQPLDCCSGADYQAHRKKSQNMRMMKAQRRRRFCQTPQSLEMSMDCSDLCDFLSSSSLSSSSDSEDEHRRHDTDREGDDELTDWPGNEFATISKYDPKRKLTKKSLLPQIRSDEIIGEDDTLMSGTEANEFLGACQSPDALQDLSRFQPTACSEPIEICGAGSGARRGFFDANTSPDKPNGVPVVRQIESEMSGETSNPFLSSSPPQKLQEVREIRAGCRRINGDRPGFSIKLSVNERLARFLQDARQTQIRLPDIEIYEHDSLLNLATLYSLNMVVEHGCTVLTKTRNTTQSVNIDPQGNLEQRQNVFGDFKRRCYGDGNITAPEAAAASAASSAANELIPEK from the exons ATGGATCAGTTCTCGCATGACTTGACCCTCGCCCTGGAGGAGACCTCGCTAATGGATAGAGCATGCGGGGTTGGTAGGTGGGGCTCGCGTCGTAGAACTCGATCAACGGGTAATTTGC GATATTCCTCAATGGCAGCTTGCGCGCCGCAGCCGACTGAAGATTCATCGAGCAGTCCCACAGACACACTAAATATTAGCGGCCCTAGCCATGGACACAGCCATCATGCAAACCCCAACGCCAAAATGGATGGACTGGAATCGCAGACATACTCTTTGCTGCCGGCGAGCGATTCAGATGACAAAGGTGAACCCATGTTGCCACTGCGTCTGCCTGGCAAAGCAGTAGCTGCGGTGCGCATGGGTATTGGTGCTCTAGAGTCGGATTCCCTAAACGAAACCACTTTTAGTCCAGCCAG ATTCTATAAGCCAAATTCAAggcgaaaaagaaaaatcaaacGCATGTCCATGGAGTTTGAGTTTAGCAAAGATAGCCAACAGCCAACGGGCTCCCCACATAGCTTTACCGAATCACCACTGCAGCCGGGCATGCTGAGCAGCAATCCAACGGCATGTGCCTACAACACGGGCACCATACGCAAGCGTCTGCTCAAGACGGACGCCGCACGCtccaatttgtttttttgtggcaAACGCAAGCGTTCGAATCGCGACCGCTATCACGAGCATGAACAGGCAGCTGGTTGCGCTGCTCAAGGCGGTTGCAGCGGCAAGTTGCACTCTTCAAGCATGCCACGTTATACGCACATGGAGGATTCTCGCATGCGGCCACGCAGCTATTCATCCACATCGAAGCCGCCTAGCGATCGGCTGTTGCCATTGAACAAGGGACTACTGTCCAAGATTGATCGCATGGCCCAAACCCAAACACAAGAAGCACAAAAGACTGACAATACATCGAACatggaggaggagcagcaagAACTAGAGCTACCTCAAAATAAgcaagcgacaacagcagcaactgctgccacagcagcagcaaagcaatcGGGTGATTTTAGCATGGATACTGTAGTGCCAGTTAACGATATTGCCTCGCTGATTCATCCGCCACTAAAAAcgccagcgcagcagcaacaaccattGGATTGCTGCAGTGGTGCGGATTATCAGGCGCATCGTAAGAAATCGCAAAACATGCGTATGATGAAGGCGCAAAGGCGACGACGCTTTTGCCAGACGCCACAGTCGCTGGAAATGTCCATGGACTGCAGCGATCTGTGCGATTTTCTTAGCTCCAGTTCGCTGAGCTCCTCGTCGGATAGCGAGGATGAACACAGACGTCATGATACAGATCGTGAAGGCGACGATGAGCTTACCGATTGGCCGGGCAATGAGTTTGCAACTATCAGCAAGTACGATCCCAAGCGCAAGTTGACGAAAAAATCGCTGCTGCCGCAAATACGCTCCGATGAGATCATAGGCGAGGATGATACGCTCATGTCGGGCACGGAGGCAAATGAGTTCCTTGGCGCTTGCCAATCGCCGGACGCTTTGCAAGACTTGTCCCGTTTTCAACCTACTGCCTGCTCGGAGCCCATAGAGATTTGTGGCGCCGGCAGTGGTGCGCGTCGTGGTTTCTTTGATGCCAACACTAGCCCAGACAAACCCAATGGCGTGCCAGTGGTCAGACAGATTGAAAGTGAAATGTCGGGAGAAACATCAAATCCATTCCTGTCTTCCTCACCGCCGCAGAAGCTGCAGGAGGTGCGCGAAATACGCGCTGGCTGTCGCCGCATCAATGGCGATCGTCCGGGCTTCAGCATTAAGCTGAGCGTCAATGAGCGCTTGGCTCGTTTCCTACAAGATGCGCGCCAGACACAAATACGCTTACCGGATATCGAAATCTATGAGCATGATAGCTTGCTGAATCTGGCCACGCTATATTCGCTCAACATGGTCGTTGAGCACGGCTGCACGGTGCTGACTAAGACGAG AAATACAACGCAATCGGTTAACATTGATCCGCAAGGCAATTTGGAACAGCGGCAGAATGTCTTTGGTGACTTTAAGCGACGCTGCTATGGCGACGGCAATATTACTGCTccagaagctgctgctgcgtcggcggccagcagcgctgccaacgaGCTAATACCAGAGAAGTGA